The following nucleotide sequence is from Streptomyces pactum.
CCCGGTGCCGACCGTGAAGGCGAGCCGGTGACCCTCGGTCAGGGCTTCGGCCGGGCCGGCGCCGCCGCCGAGGGATTCCTCGGTGCGGGCGGCGGCCAGGGTGGTGAGGACCGCGACGCCCAGTGCGCTGCCGATCTGCTGGGTGGTGTTGAACAGCCCGGAGGCGAGCCCGGCGTCCTCCTCGCCCGCCCCGGACATGCCCAGCGCGGTCAGTGCGGGGAGGGCGAGGCCGAATCCGGCGGCGAGCAGCATCACCGGCAGCAGGTCGGTGACGTAGTCGGCGCGGACCGGGAGCCGGGTGAGCAGCGCGAGGAGCCCGGTGAGGAGCATGAGGCCGGCGAGCAGGACGGCGCGCTCGCCGAAGCGGGCGATCAGCGGGGTGGCGACGCCGAGCGCGGTGACCCCGATCACCACGGCGGCCGGGAGCATCGCCAGTCCGGTTTCGGCGGCCCCGTGGCCCAGGACCTTCTGGAGGTGGAGGGCGAGCAGCACCTGGAAGGCGAAGAGCGCGGCCACCATGAGCATCTGGACCAGGTTGGCGCCGCCGACGCTCCAGGACCGCAGCACGCGCAGCGGCATCAGGGGCGTCCGCGCGGTGGCCTGACGGACGGTGAAGGCGGCGATCAGCGCGACGGCGAGTGCGCCGAGACCCAGGGTGTGCGCCGAGGCCCAGCCGTGCTCCTCGGCGCGGACCACGGCGTAGATGCCGGTCATCAGGCCCGCGGTGACCAGCAGCGCGCCCAGGGCGTCCGCCCCGGCCCGCAGGCCCAGGCCGCGGTCGGCCGGGATCAGGGGCGCGGCCAGGACGAGGACGGCGAGGCCGATCGGCACGTTGATGAAGAAGATCCAGTGCCAGTCGAGGCCATCGGTCAGCACGCCGCCGAGCACCTGTCCCAGGGACGCCCCGGCCGCGCCGGTGAAGCTGAAGACGGCAATGGCCCTGGCGCGTTCCCGGCCGTCGGTGAAGAGGGTGAAGAGGATGCCGAGGCTGACGGCCGACGCCAGGGCGCTGCCGACGCCCTGCAGCAGCCGGGCCGCGAGGAGCATCCCGGGACCGGTGGCGACGCCGGCCAGCAGGGAGGCGAGGGTGAACACGGCGGTTCCGGCGACGAAGAGCCGCTTGCGGCCGACCAGGTCGCCGAGCCGCCCGGCGAGCAGCAGCAGGCTGCCGAAGGCGATGAGGTAGGCGTTGACCACCCAGCTCAGCCCGGCGGGGGTGAAGCCCAGGTCGCGCTGGATGGCGGGCATCGCGACGGTGACGATGCTGCCGTCCAGGATGACCATGAGGGTGGTGGCGGCGAGCACCCCGAGGGCCGCCCAGCGCGACCGCGGCGCGGGTCCGGTGGGGCCGCCCGCGGCGGCGGGGACGGCGAGGGCAGCACCGGTCGACCGGTCACCGGTGGCGGCCGCGGCGGTGGTCGGGGAAGGCGGACTGGCGGGCATCTGGATCTCTCCTGTCCCCCGGAAGGGTGAGACGGCAGGACGGCAAGGACGGCAGGGCGGCAGGACACCGCCAGGAGAGACCGTAGCAGATAGTTCCGTTGCAGATTTTCTTTATCGGACCTGGATGGGTGTCAGGCCCGCCGCTGCCGCGCCCGCCGCGCCGGCCGCGGACTCTCCACCGGGGTCGCCAGCTCGCCCCGGACCAGGCCGGTCAGGGCGCGCAGCAGCACCTCCCGGTCGGCGTCGGGCAGTGAGGCGAGCACCTCCCGGTGGACGGAATCGACGATCTCCTGGCTCCGCCCGGCCGTCCGGGCCCCCTCCTCGGTCACCGCGATGATCCGGGCCCGGCGGTCCGTGCTGGAGGGCCTGCGCTCGGCGAGACCCGCCTCCTCCAGGGCGTCCACCGTCACCACCATGGTGGTCTTGTCCATGTCCCCGATCTCGGCGAGCTGGGCCTGGGTGCGCTCCTCCTGGAGGGCGTGGACCAGGACGCAGTGCATCCGGGGGGTCAGGCCGATGGCGCCGAGCGCCGCGGCCATCCGGGTGCGCAGCACATGGCTGGTGTGGTCGAGCAGGAAGGAGAGGTCGGGCTGGGTGCGGGCGGGCGCCATGGCGGTCATGGCCCCATGCTAACGATTCGATCTGTTGCGGATGGTCCGGAAAGAACCTGGTCTCCGTCCGGTACGGGCCCCACCGCCCGCACCGTCGGTGCCCCGGCCGCACCCACGGGGCGGAAGCCGTCCGGGCCGCACGGGCGGGCGCCGTCCGGGCCGCGCCGGCTCAGGGGCGCAGCGCGCGCAGCAGCAGGTCGGCGAGGTGGTCGGCGACCTGCTGCGGGCTGAGCGGCCCGTCGGGGCGGTACCAGGTGCCGAGGTGGTGGACCGAGCCGAAGTGGTAGTCCACCACCAGGTCGGCGGGGGTGGCGGTGCTGAACACCCCGGTGCGCTGCCCCTCCTCGATCA
It contains:
- a CDS encoding DHA2 family efflux MFS transporter permease subunit, with amino-acid sequence MPASPPSPTTAAAATGDRSTGAALAVPAAAGGPTGPAPRSRWAALGVLAATTLMVILDGSIVTVAMPAIQRDLGFTPAGLSWVVNAYLIAFGSLLLLAGRLGDLVGRKRLFVAGTAVFTLASLLAGVATGPGMLLAARLLQGVGSALASAVSLGILFTLFTDGRERARAIAVFSFTGAAGASLGQVLGGVLTDGLDWHWIFFINVPIGLAVLVLAAPLIPADRGLGLRAGADALGALLVTAGLMTGIYAVVRAEEHGWASAHTLGLGALAVALIAAFTVRQATARTPLMPLRVLRSWSVGGANLVQMLMVAALFAFQVLLALHLQKVLGHGAAETGLAMLPAAVVIGVTALGVATPLIARFGERAVLLAGLMLLTGLLALLTRLPVRADYVTDLLPVMLLAAGFGLALPALTALGMSGAGEEDAGLASGLFNTTQQIGSALGVAVLTTLAAARTEESLGGGAGPAEALTEGHRLAFTVGTGLLVVAFLLALTLPRRPARRGSGPTDAAPVTLH
- a CDS encoding MarR family winged helix-turn-helix transcriptional regulator, whose product is MTAMAPARTQPDLSFLLDHTSHVLRTRMAAALGAIGLTPRMHCVLVHALQEERTQAQLAEIGDMDKTTMVVTVDALEEAGLAERRPSSTDRRARIIAVTEEGARTAGRSQEIVDSVHREVLASLPDADREVLLRALTGLVRGELATPVESPRPARRARQRRA